The Triticum urartu cultivar G1812 unplaced genomic scaffold, Tu2.1 TuUngrouped_contig_5706, whole genome shotgun sequence nucleotide sequence CACTTGTCTTATCTTAAATAACATAAGATAAGCCTTTTTTTATGAGTTCTCTTtcctccacctcatcatttatcccACGTGGCATCCCTAAGATAGCACCATTATACATGCCCTTAATCAATCATTCACCATTAATCTCTGTCGTCGACACACAACCTCATCAGTGTCACGCCTCAACAGTTAGTTAGCTCGTTAATTAAGCACGTAGTACTAAGCACACTCTCTGTGACTCTGTCTGTCGATTGTAGTACTAAACTACTAAGTACTTCAGTCGCCATCCTGCAACCCCCGTCCACTAGCTGCTTGATTCCTCTCTTCTTCTGCTACCTCCTTCCAACCACAAGCTCTCTAGCTAGCGAGCTAGCTGCTTCTCTTTATAAAGGCCGTTCCAGAGCTCCGTCTGCCATTCCAGAGCTGCAAGACTGCAAAAGAAATCGCTACCTTTCTGCCTCACTTCTTCTACTTCAGTTGATTAATGGGGATGGGGTTCCCGGCGGCGGTGCACGCGGAGGTGCCAAGGCTGCTGCTCAACCTCCTCTTCCTGCTCGACCACCTCCACCGCCTCTCCTCCTGGCTACTCCGCCTTGTCGGCGTCGGCATACACGACGGCCTGAGCCTCAGCTTCGACTACCCCACTGCCTCCGACTTCGccgaccaccaccaccaacaccacCATGGCCTTGAGCTGGAGCTGGAGAAGCATTCCCCGGCCGTGCGCTTCGACGCGCTCTCCACTACTGGAGACGAcacgctgctgctgccggagggCTGCGCGGTGTGCCTCGGCGATTTCCACGGCGCCACGCGCGTGCGC carries:
- the LOC125529580 gene encoding brassinosteroid-responsive RING protein 1-like, whose protein sequence is MGMGFPAAVHAEVPRLLLNLLFLLDHLHRLSSWLLRLVGVGIHDGLSLSFDYPTASDFADHHHQHHHGLELELEKHSPAVRFDALSTTGDDTLLLPEGCAVCLGDFHGATRVRRPRGCRHVFHRACLDRWAAYGHRTCPLCRAPLLPPFLLPLPLPAS